In one Dermacentor variabilis isolate Ectoservices chromosome 4, ASM5094787v1, whole genome shotgun sequence genomic region, the following are encoded:
- the LOC142579542 gene encoding uncharacterized protein LOC142579542 isoform X2 — protein sequence MRFERVDFAVLYVGGNDLESNMDPQEICDNIKALINEMAPVVLVFKELPRCVEHADAEQKMQNRRLLNRKLTATLKRMPCLRNLNPEPVKFANTGIQTTGVHLLLG from the exons atgcgcttcgagcgtgtcgatttcgccgttctttatgttggcggaaacgaccttgaaagcaacatggatccacaagaaatatgcgacaacatcaag gccttgatcaacgagatggcccccgtcgtgctggttttcaaggaGCTCCCTCGTTGCGTAGAACATGctgatgcggaacagaaaatgcaaaatcgtcgcttgctcaaccgcaaattgacggctacgctgaagcgcatgccgtgtctgcggaatttgaaccccgag ccagttaaatttgccaacacggggattcaaaccactggtgtccatctgctgttgggctga